In Aureibaculum algae, the following are encoded in one genomic region:
- a CDS encoding T9SS type B sorting domain-containing protein — protein sequence MFTLNINAQEATGANRIQLFDNGSKLKVTANVNQSVSENLKSTISRKSTNGSPEFDIKIVSDYKATYGCSKVVGTNNYTFTNVAVKTDNGENFASDIIVDLGASFNEIGFKDSDASLKEALNSSANLTKLYINDMLISNRRIEYHNGRFRVKIANISDEEIAGILGFKDLDHDGVYDDLEEGGSFKVTTITSVNCSSNEKGYNAARILFNNKKGTSLRVHTEKDGYVLANKIEGNNNTLAFPNSIDYDVPFGIEANVKGVFDPRAYTGCKNQYTELVLTFSKKLDFSNVTFLDVHNRAISHVVEENNTLLRIKIPLLEVENQDLTKFKIDGLQASCFSNSTVNVDWAWNYVCEDCSTCKVVWLSGVNSLKTNNCTPFDLGIEKEVSDVNPYVGDEVKLTTTITNNSDVLAEDIIVTDVLLGGYEYVSSKSSESFDSIKGEWKISSLPGGTKKTLTVIAKIRETGVYENTASLTDYSGGNDEVLANNQSTIVVSPITPKITLIQEGIFNDENKDGYAQVGETISYKFTIHNVGNTVLKNILVEDPKLNMSGAAIASLAADTYNTDTFTGVYIIKQEDINAKGFHNKAEVIAFDIKNNQIKNTAQDFHNLMPLDSSCEDCSVVMLPQLKALSLIKSFSIEDTNSDGIVGNLKDEITFHYDVFNTGNVTLSEVSIDYLIHGNANMIVVSDTLQPREIGQWSLTDAINQQDIDRGYIEGVAVAKAKLLSEYSNGVINDIVDEGDAGTDPYGVHIENPNAIESSHVDGSYDNDPTNDPTIIILPSTLDLSITKEVDNLKPVIDEEVIFTIKVLNNGNVTVINTIVAEVIPDGYEYVSHTTTSGIYSFYDGEWSIPTLNFEEEVSLDITVKVLQEGDYLNTASIISYEGITDSDQSNNEASAEASPTCLIIYNEFSPNNDGANDTFEIDCIQNYKENSLTVFNRWGNVVYKKANYDNSWSGLSNSGKELVSGTYYYVLKLGDGSKDKTGWLFINR from the coding sequence ATGTTTACCCTTAATATAAATGCTCAAGAGGCAACAGGAGCTAACCGTATTCAATTATTTGACAACGGTTCAAAGCTTAAAGTAACAGCTAATGTAAATCAATCTGTTTCTGAAAATTTAAAATCGACAATTAGTAGAAAATCAACTAATGGTTCTCCGGAATTTGATATAAAAATTGTTTCAGATTATAAAGCTACTTACGGCTGTTCTAAAGTAGTTGGTACAAATAATTATACATTTACAAATGTTGCCGTTAAAACTGACAATGGTGAAAATTTTGCATCAGATATTATTGTAGACTTAGGAGCTTCTTTCAATGAAATTGGTTTTAAAGATTCAGATGCTAGTCTAAAAGAAGCCTTAAATAGTAGTGCCAATTTGACGAAATTATATATCAATGATATGTTAATTTCCAATAGAAGAATTGAGTATCATAATGGTCGGTTCCGTGTGAAAATAGCAAATATTTCTGATGAAGAAATTGCTGGAATACTAGGTTTTAAAGATTTAGACCATGATGGTGTTTATGATGACTTAGAAGAAGGAGGCTCTTTTAAAGTAACTACAATTACTTCAGTCAATTGTTCCAGTAACGAAAAAGGATATAATGCTGCTAGAATACTGTTCAATAATAAAAAGGGAACAAGTCTAAGAGTACATACAGAAAAAGATGGGTATGTTTTAGCAAATAAAATTGAAGGCAATAATAACACGCTTGCATTTCCAAACTCCATAGATTATGATGTTCCTTTTGGTATTGAAGCTAACGTAAAAGGGGTTTTTGATCCGAGAGCTTATACAGGTTGTAAAAATCAATATACAGAGTTGGTTTTAACTTTTTCTAAAAAGTTAGACTTTTCTAATGTTACTTTTTTGGATGTGCATAATAGAGCAATTAGTCATGTTGTAGAGGAGAATAACACTTTGTTAAGGATAAAGATTCCACTTTTGGAAGTTGAAAATCAAGATCTAACAAAGTTTAAGATTGATGGTCTTCAAGCATCGTGTTTTAGTAATTCAACTGTAAATGTTGATTGGGCATGGAATTATGTTTGTGAAGATTGCAGTACTTGTAAAGTTGTATGGTTAAGTGGTGTAAATTCATTAAAAACAAACAATTGCACCCCTTTTGATTTGGGAATTGAGAAAGAAGTAAGCGATGTAAATCCTTATGTAGGTGATGAAGTAAAACTAACTACAACAATTACAAACAATAGTGATGTGCTTGCGGAAGATATTATTGTTACAGATGTATTGTTAGGTGGTTACGAGTATGTTTCATCAAAATCAAGTGAGAGTTTTGATTCGATAAAAGGAGAATGGAAAATAAGCAGTTTACCTGGAGGTACAAAAAAGACATTAACTGTAATCGCTAAAATACGAGAGACTGGAGTTTACGAAAATACGGCCTCTTTAACGGATTATAGTGGAGGTAATGATGAAGTTTTAGCTAATAACCAAAGTACTATTGTTGTTTCTCCTATTACGCCAAAAATAACCTTGATACAAGAAGGTATCTTTAATGATGAAAATAAAGATGGATATGCACAAGTAGGTGAAACAATATCATATAAGTTTACGATTCATAATGTGGGTAATACGGTGCTGAAGAATATCTTGGTGGAAGATCCAAAACTTAATATGTCGGGTGCCGCCATAGCTAGTTTAGCTGCTGATACTTATAATACAGATACTTTTACAGGTGTTTATATCATAAAACAGGAAGATATTAACGCAAAAGGTTTTCATAATAAGGCGGAGGTTATTGCTTTTGATATAAAAAATAATCAAATAAAAAATACAGCTCAAGACTTCCATAATTTAATGCCTTTAGATAGTAGTTGTGAAGATTGTTCTGTAGTAATGTTACCGCAATTAAAAGCATTGTCCTTAATCAAGTCTTTTTCAATTGAGGATACAAATTCGGATGGTATTGTAGGTAATTTAAAAGATGAAATTACTTTTCATTATGATGTTTTTAATACAGGTAATGTAACATTGTCAGAGGTGTCAATTGATTATCTGATACATGGAAATGCAAATATGATTGTTGTGTCTGACACCTTGCAACCTAGAGAAATTGGGCAATGGTCATTAACAGATGCAATTAATCAGCAAGATATCGATAGAGGTTATATAGAAGGTGTAGCCGTGGCAAAAGCGAAATTGCTGTCTGAATATAGTAATGGTGTTATTAATGATATCGTTGACGAAGGTGATGCTGGTACAGATCCTTATGGAGTGCATATTGAAAATCCAAATGCAATAGAAAGCTCACATGTCGATGGAAGTTATGATAATGACCCAACAAATGATCCAACAATTATAATATTACCAAGCACTTTAGACTTAAGTATTACAAAAGAGGTAGATAATTTAAAACCTGTAATAGATGAGGAAGTCATTTTTACCATCAAAGTTTTAAATAATGGTAATGTAACGGTTATAAATACTATAGTGGCAGAAGTAATCCCAGATGGTTATGAATATGTTTCTCATACTACAACATCAGGAATTTACTCTTTTTATGATGGAGAATGGTCCATTCCAACTTTAAATTTTGAAGAAGAAGTAAGTTTAGACATTACTGTTAAAGTTTTACAAGAAGGTGACTATTTAAATACAGCTAGTATTATTAGTTATGAAGGCATTACGGATAGTGACCAATCTAATAATGAAGCTAGTGCAGAAGCCTCTCCAACCTGTCTTATTATTTACAATGAATTTAGTCCTAACAATGATGGTGCTAATGATACTTTCGAAATAGATTGTATTCAAAATTATAAAGAGAATTCATTAACAGTCTTTAATCGTTGGGGCAATGTGGTATATAAAAAGGCAAATTATGATAATTCATGGAGTGGTTTAAGTAATTCAGGCAAAGAATTAGTCTCAGGTACGTATTATTATGTTCTTAAGCTTGGTGATGGAAGTAAAGATAAAACTGGTTGGTTGTTCATCAACAGATAA
- a CDS encoding PorP/SprF family type IX secretion system membrane protein, translating to MKNPKQYRKFSGFVVVLIMLLSEKVQTQQDPGFTQYMYNTMSVNPAYAGSKKHTVFNILARSQWVGIDGAPETQTLSYDTSLRYTSVGIGLNVMNDKIGPAQKTQIDANVSYSLQVTDASFLALGLKLGGRLFNVDWSKGIYKNPDRVFDTNVNNEFSPTIGFGAFYYSDKFYVGASVPNVLRTNNYSASKENVALEKEHMFLIAGYVFDINRDLKFKPALLFKAVMNDPSSLDISANFLYLDKFRGGVSYRWNDAISALLGFQVTNSLNIGYAYDLTTSNYGVYNTGTHEFMLRYEIFSRGPEISPRFF from the coding sequence ATGAAGAATCCAAAACAATATAGAAAATTTAGCGGATTTGTTGTTGTACTAATTATGCTGTTGTCAGAAAAAGTACAAACTCAACAAGATCCCGGGTTTACGCAATATATGTATAATACAATGAGTGTAAATCCGGCATACGCAGGGTCAAAAAAACATACAGTTTTTAATATTTTGGCAAGAAGTCAATGGGTAGGAATAGATGGGGCTCCAGAAACCCAAACATTAAGTTATGACACCTCATTGAGGTATACAAGTGTGGGTATTGGTTTAAATGTTATGAATGATAAAATTGGACCCGCTCAAAAAACACAAATAGATGCCAACGTATCTTATTCTTTACAGGTCACTGATGCATCTTTCTTAGCCTTAGGTTTAAAGCTTGGGGGTAGGTTGTTTAATGTAGATTGGAGTAAAGGAATTTATAAAAATCCAGACAGAGTCTTTGATACGAATGTGAATAATGAATTTTCACCTACAATAGGATTTGGTGCTTTTTATTATAGTGATAAATTTTATGTAGGAGCTTCAGTTCCTAATGTTTTGAGGACAAATAACTATAGTGCAAGTAAAGAAAATGTGGCCTTAGAAAAAGAACATATGTTTCTAATTGCTGGTTATGTTTTCGATATAAATAGAGATTTAAAATTTAAGCCTGCACTACTTTTTAAAGCGGTTATGAATGATCCATCATCTTTAGATATTTCTGCGAACTTTTTATATTTAGACAAGTTTCGTGGTGGTGTTTCTTATAGATGGAATGATGCGATAAGTGCTTTGTTAGGTTTTCAAGTAACAAATAGTCTAAATATAGGATATGCTTATGATTTAACAACATCTAATTATGGAGTTTATAACACGGGTACACATGAGTTCATGTTGCGATATGAGATATTTTCAAGAGGACCCGAAATATCTCCAAGGTTCTTTTAA
- a CDS encoding OmpA family protein → MKNKIILLLMLCVSLLGYAQKKYIADQYFNDLAYKKSAELYEKIYAKGDKNDSLVISRLADSYYANSEMEKAEIWYKKLVTSFGDNVSKKHLLRYAQVLRSNGDYKTSDDIFKEHLKDSATNSETNSVALAHHNYISQIATNGIKSNIKVTNVAINTPFSDFGGFLHHNKFYFASTASKSKRKSKKYKWNNQPYLNLYEATVIDTILGVDSTSMAFEELKNKQVFSKKINTKHHEASLAITKDGKTMYFTRANYSKRRSPNKKESLARLKIYKATLVNNKWKNIEALPFNSNTYSVGHPALSVDEKTLYFISDMKGGFGDSDLYKVAIKNNNKFGKPKNLGSKINTQGREMFPYIGAKNMLYFSSDGYKGLGGLDIYEAQIEENGNIGPVKNIKAPFNSNLDDFGFIVDADIQKGFFSSNRAGGKGDDDIYSFSIDKLSILEVKKVAEKLLPLAIIKDSIKNGILNEIADKQDKRHQEYHKEAEKALIVDNESIVNPIYFDFDRFNIKKDVESDLDNIVKILEENPTVAIKIESHTDSRGSEDYNKKLSDKRAKATRNYILSKGIAVDRIKSVIGFGEEKLLYSCSDSNEQKCSEEMHQKNRRSYVYLLNTNEVQANDKIQGAIVNNDTIKTSTVKLKDVVVDRDELSVVKNQIVTDPIYFNVNKYDIREDAKPELEKVIEVMKKNPEMVIKIESHTDSRGAKDYNKKLSDKRAIATRNYIVSKGISRTRIQSAIGYGEDKLLNNCNDVNQKKCSKDEHQLNRRSYFYVVTKKQNRVSSSSNK, encoded by the coding sequence ATGAAAAATAAAATAATACTATTATTAATGCTTTGCGTGTCTTTGTTGGGATACGCTCAGAAAAAATATATTGCAGATCAGTATTTTAATGATTTGGCCTATAAAAAATCTGCTGAACTGTATGAGAAAATTTATGCAAAAGGTGATAAAAATGACTCTCTCGTAATAAGTAGGTTGGCCGATTCTTATTATGCCAATTCAGAAATGGAGAAAGCAGAAATATGGTACAAAAAGTTGGTGACTAGTTTTGGTGATAATGTATCAAAAAAACATTTATTGCGATATGCTCAAGTGCTGAGAAGTAATGGAGATTATAAAACCTCTGATGATATATTTAAAGAACACTTAAAAGATTCAGCAACTAATAGTGAAACGAATAGTGTAGCATTAGCACACCATAATTATATTTCTCAGATAGCTACAAATGGTATTAAAAGTAATATAAAGGTAACTAATGTAGCTATAAATACGCCATTTTCAGATTTTGGAGGATTTTTACATCACAACAAATTTTATTTCGCAAGTACCGCTTCAAAAAGTAAGAGAAAATCAAAAAAATATAAATGGAATAATCAGCCCTATTTAAATCTATATGAAGCAACGGTAATTGACACAATTTTAGGTGTTGATTCCACCAGTATGGCTTTTGAAGAGTTGAAAAATAAACAAGTGTTTTCAAAAAAAATAAATACAAAACACCATGAAGCGTCATTAGCTATAACCAAAGATGGTAAAACCATGTATTTTACGAGAGCTAATTATAGTAAAAGAAGATCTCCTAATAAGAAAGAGTCGTTAGCAAGGTTAAAAATTTATAAAGCGACTTTGGTAAATAATAAATGGAAAAATATTGAAGCCTTACCTTTTAATAGTAATACATACTCTGTTGGTCATCCTGCATTGAGTGTAGATGAAAAAACGTTGTATTTTATTTCTGATATGAAAGGTGGTTTTGGAGATTCAGATCTTTATAAGGTGGCAATTAAAAATAATAACAAATTTGGTAAACCTAAAAATTTAGGATCCAAAATAAATACGCAAGGGAGAGAAATGTTTCCTTATATAGGAGCAAAGAATATGTTGTATTTTTCTTCAGATGGGTATAAAGGGCTTGGTGGTCTCGATATTTATGAGGCACAAATTGAAGAAAATGGCAACATTGGTCCAGTAAAAAATATTAAGGCTCCTTTTAATAGTAATTTAGATGATTTCGGCTTTATAGTTGATGCAGATATTCAAAAAGGATTTTTCTCTTCAAATAGAGCAGGAGGTAAAGGCGATGACGATATTTATAGTTTTTCAATTGATAAATTGTCTATTTTAGAAGTTAAAAAGGTGGCGGAAAAACTTTTACCGTTAGCTATTATTAAAGATAGTATTAAAAATGGAATATTAAATGAGATTGCTGATAAGCAAGATAAGCGACACCAAGAATATCATAAAGAGGCAGAAAAGGCTTTAATTGTTGATAATGAATCTATAGTCAATCCTATTTATTTTGATTTTGATCGTTTTAATATTAAAAAAGATGTTGAATCAGACTTAGATAATATTGTAAAAATACTAGAAGAAAATCCAACGGTTGCAATAAAAATTGAGTCACATACTGATAGTAGAGGATCTGAAGATTATAATAAAAAGTTGTCTGATAAAAGAGCAAAAGCAACACGTAATTATATTCTTTCAAAAGGTATAGCCGTGGATAGAATAAAAAGTGTAATTGGTTTTGGAGAAGAAAAATTATTGTATTCATGTTCCGATTCTAATGAGCAAAAATGTAGTGAAGAAATGCATCAAAAAAATCGGCGTTCTTATGTTTATTTATTGAATACTAATGAAGTACAAGCTAATGATAAAATACAAGGAGCTATAGTAAATAATGATACTATAAAAACTTCTACAGTTAAATTGAAAGATGTGGTTGTTGATAGGGATGAACTTTCAGTAGTAAAAAATCAAATAGTAACTGATCCTATTTATTTTAATGTAAATAAATATGACATCCGTGAAGATGCAAAGCCTGAATTGGAAAAAGTAATTGAGGTAATGAAAAAAAATCCAGAAATGGTTATAAAAATAGAATCTCATACAGATAGCAGAGGGGCTAAAGATTATAACAAGAAATTATCTGATAAAAGAGCAATAGCAACACGTAATTATATCGTCAGTAAAGGGATATCACGTACTAGAATTCAAAGTGCCATAGGTTATGGTGAAGATAAGTTGTTAAATAATTGTAATGATGTCAATCAAAAAAAATGTAGTAAAGATGAGCATCAATTAAACCGTAGGTCTTATTTTTATGTTGTAACAAAGAAACAAAATAGAGTATCAAGTAGCTCTAATAAATAA
- a CDS encoding 2-oxoglutarate dehydrogenase E1 component yields MDRFSFLNAVHTGFIEDLYDKYLSNPDAVEPSWRSFFQGYDLANTDYSLTGEDNESAIRVPEHVFNEFKVIELINGYRSRGHLFTRTNPVRERRKYEPTLALENFGLSDSDLETVFDAGEVIGIGSKSLKDIVKHLEAIYCDSIGIEYMYIRKPEEIKWWQDALNKNDNHLENNVEKKKYILSKLNQAVTFEQFLQTKYVGQKRFSLEGGEALIPAISNLLYQAVNKHQLEECVLGMAHRGRLNTLTNIFRKPVRELFSEFEGKDFEDDTIDGDVKYHMGLTLNKTYQNGKEIKMNLVPNPSHLETVDAVAEGIARAKIDRKYNGDSSKVLPILIHGDAAIAGQGIVYEVIQMAKLNGYKTGGTVHIVVNNQIGFTTNYLDARSSTYCTDVGKVTLSPVLHVNADDVEAVVHATEMALEFRMRFQRDVFIDLLGYRKYGHNEGDEPRFTQPKLYKAISKHENPKDIYVDKLLREKVVDEAYVEKLKDDYKSMLETEYNKSKEDKTSVVKPFMESTWEGFERADLAEMLKSFDTKYAVKKLKGIAKVISSVPEGANFVRKAERILNDRAKMIDADNLDWGLGETLAYGSLLEEGYNIRISGQDVERGTFSHRHAILRDEVTEERINLLNSNPNNKGEMTIYNSLLSEYGVLGFDYGYAMANPNTLTIWEAQFGDFSNGAQIIFDQYMSAAEDKWKLQNGIVVLLPHGYEGQGSEHSSARMERYLQLCAIHNMTVADCTTPGNFYHLLRRQMKRNYRKPLIVFTPKSLLRHPKAVSTLNDLAKGEFQTVIDDTINRDKVKKLVLCTGKFYYDLLAEREMLNRDDVALVRIEQLFPLDLDKIQSIIDLYKNVENYVWAQEEPQNMGAWSFMLQRFNLVKLEVASRPFYAVPAAGSSARFKRRQQRVLDLVFDK; encoded by the coding sequence ATGGATAGGTTTTCTTTTTTAAATGCAGTTCACACAGGTTTTATTGAAGATTTGTATGACAAATATTTGTCAAATCCTGATGCTGTTGAACCGAGTTGGAGAAGTTTTTTTCAAGGCTATGATCTTGCAAATACAGATTATAGTTTAACAGGGGAAGATAATGAAAGTGCAATTAGAGTTCCAGAGCATGTATTTAATGAATTTAAAGTAATAGAATTAATAAATGGTTATCGTTCTAGAGGCCATTTATTCACTAGAACAAACCCAGTTAGGGAGCGTAGAAAATACGAACCAACGTTAGCTCTAGAAAATTTTGGATTATCTGATAGTGATTTAGAGACGGTTTTTGATGCGGGTGAGGTAATCGGCATTGGAAGTAAATCGCTAAAAGACATTGTCAAGCATTTAGAAGCTATTTATTGCGACTCTATTGGTATAGAGTATATGTATATCCGAAAGCCAGAAGAAATTAAATGGTGGCAAGATGCATTAAATAAAAATGATAATCATCTTGAAAATAATGTTGAAAAGAAAAAGTATATTCTTTCTAAGCTAAACCAGGCCGTAACTTTTGAGCAATTTTTACAGACTAAATATGTTGGTCAAAAACGTTTTTCTCTTGAAGGAGGTGAAGCTCTTATTCCTGCTATTAGTAATTTATTATATCAAGCTGTAAATAAGCACCAATTGGAAGAATGTGTATTGGGTATGGCTCATAGAGGTCGTCTAAACACACTTACCAATATTTTTAGAAAACCAGTTAGAGAGTTGTTTAGCGAATTTGAAGGTAAAGACTTTGAAGATGATACTATTGATGGTGATGTAAAATACCATATGGGTTTAACGTTGAATAAAACCTATCAAAATGGTAAAGAAATAAAAATGAATTTGGTGCCTAATCCTTCTCATTTAGAGACTGTTGATGCTGTTGCAGAAGGAATTGCTAGGGCTAAAATTGATAGAAAATATAATGGAGATTCATCTAAAGTTTTACCGATACTAATTCATGGTGATGCTGCTATTGCCGGACAAGGAATTGTCTATGAGGTAATACAGATGGCTAAATTAAATGGTTATAAAACGGGTGGTACAGTTCATATCGTTGTAAATAATCAAATAGGGTTTACTACAAATTATTTAGATGCCCGTTCAAGTACGTATTGTACAGATGTTGGTAAGGTTACATTATCTCCAGTATTACACGTTAATGCTGATGATGTTGAAGCAGTAGTGCACGCTACAGAAATGGCATTAGAGTTTAGAATGAGATTTCAACGCGATGTTTTTATAGATTTATTAGGATATAGAAAATATGGTCATAATGAAGGTGATGAACCGCGTTTCACTCAACCTAAACTTTATAAGGCAATTTCTAAACATGAAAATCCCAAAGATATTTATGTTGATAAATTACTACGCGAAAAAGTAGTTGATGAGGCTTATGTTGAGAAATTAAAGGACGATTATAAGTCTATGCTTGAAACGGAGTATAATAAGTCTAAAGAAGATAAAACTTCGGTTGTAAAGCCGTTTATGGAAAGTACGTGGGAAGGTTTTGAACGTGCTGATTTAGCGGAAATGCTCAAGTCATTCGATACAAAGTATGCAGTAAAAAAATTAAAAGGTATAGCAAAGGTTATTTCGTCAGTACCAGAGGGTGCTAATTTTGTTAGAAAAGCAGAGCGAATTCTGAACGATAGAGCGAAAATGATTGATGCCGACAATCTAGATTGGGGCTTAGGAGAAACATTGGCTTATGGTTCATTGTTAGAAGAAGGTTATAATATTAGAATTTCAGGGCAAGATGTTGAGCGTGGTACCTTTAGTCATAGACATGCTATTTTGCGAGATGAAGTTACAGAGGAAAGAATTAATTTATTAAATAGTAACCCGAACAACAAAGGGGAAATGACAATTTACAACTCTTTGTTATCGGAATATGGTGTGTTGGGTTTTGATTATGGATATGCAATGGCAAATCCAAATACACTAACCATTTGGGAAGCCCAGTTTGGAGATTTTAGTAATGGAGCTCAGATTATATTTGATCAATATATGTCGGCGGCAGAAGATAAATGGAAGCTTCAGAACGGAATTGTGGTATTGTTGCCACATGGTTATGAGGGTCAAGGTTCTGAGCATTCTTCAGCAAGAATGGAACGTTATTTACAATTATGTGCCATTCATAATATGACGGTAGCAGATTGTACAACCCCAGGTAATTTCTATCATTTGTTACGTAGACAAATGAAAAGAAATTATAGAAAACCATTAATAGTTTTTACACCTAAAAGTTTATTACGTCATCCAAAAGCAGTATCTACATTAAATGATTTAGCAAAAGGAGAATTTCAAACCGTAATTGACGATACTATTAATAGAGATAAGGTTAAAAAATTGGTGCTTTGTACTGGTAAATTCTATTATGATTTATTGGCAGAACGGGAGATGTTAAATAGAGATGATGTTGCTTTAGTAAGAATTGAGCAATTGTTCCCATTAGATTTAGATAAAATTCAAAGTATTATAGATCTCTATAAAAATGTTGAAAACTATGTTTGGGCACAAGAAGAGCCACAAAATATGGGGGCATGGAGTTTTATGCTACAACGTTTTAATTTAGTAAAGCTAGAAGTAGCTTCAAGACCTTTTTATGCCGTACCTGCTGCAGGTTCTAGTGCAAGATTTAAAAGAAGGCAACAACGTGTGTTAGATTTAGTTTTTGATAAATAA
- the odhB gene encoding 2-oxoglutarate dehydrogenase complex dihydrolipoyllysine-residue succinyltransferase produces the protein MILEMKVPSPGESITEVEIATWLVEDGDYVEKDQAIAEVDSDKATLELPAEDSGIITLKAEEGDAVAVGAVVCHIDTSAKKPEGASSSKEAIKEEPVKKEEKPAEIKKQETYASGTASPAAKKILAEKGMTASSIKGTGKDGRITKDDAVNATPSMGSPITGGIRGSERKKLSMLRRKVAERLVAVKNETAMLTTFNEVDMKPIFDLRNEYKEAFKARHGVGLGFMSFFTKAVVRALQLYPDVNSMIDGDYKVAYDFQDISIAVSGPKGLMVPVIRNAENLTFRGVEAEVKRLAIRARDGDITIDEMTGGTFTITNGGVFGSMLSTPIINPPQSAILGMHNIVERPVAINGAVTIRPIMYVALSYDHRIIDGKESVGFLVAVKEALENPEELLMDGNAKKALEM, from the coding sequence ATGATTTTAGAAATGAAAGTCCCTTCTCCGGGCGAATCGATTACTGAAGTAGAAATAGCCACTTGGTTGGTTGAAGATGGTGATTATGTGGAAAAAGATCAGGCTATTGCAGAGGTAGACTCTGATAAAGCTACACTTGAATTACCAGCCGAAGATAGCGGTATTATAACTTTAAAAGCAGAAGAAGGAGATGCTGTTGCTGTAGGTGCTGTTGTATGTCATATTGATACAAGTGCTAAAAAGCCAGAAGGTGCCAGTTCATCAAAAGAAGCAATAAAAGAAGAACCGGTCAAAAAAGAAGAGAAACCTGCTGAAATTAAAAAACAAGAAACATACGCAAGTGGAACAGCTTCACCTGCTGCTAAAAAGATTTTAGCAGAAAAAGGTATGACTGCCAGTTCTATTAAAGGAACGGGTAAAGACGGTAGAATCACCAAAGATGATGCTGTAAATGCGACACCTAGTATGGGGTCACCAATAACAGGTGGCATAAGAGGTTCGGAACGCAAAAAATTATCAATGTTACGTCGTAAAGTGGCGGAACGTTTGGTTGCTGTTAAAAATGAAACGGCAATGCTTACTACGTTTAACGAAGTAGACATGAAACCTATATTTGATTTACGTAACGAATATAAAGAAGCCTTTAAAGCAAGACATGGTGTTGGTTTAGGTTTTATGAGTTTCTTTACGAAAGCAGTTGTAAGAGCCTTGCAATTGTATCCGGATGTAAATTCAATGATTGACGGAGATTATAAAGTAGCTTATGATTTTCAAGATATTTCTATCGCGGTTTCTGGTCCTAAAGGATTAATGGTTCCTGTAATTAGAAATGCAGAAAATTTAACTTTTAGAGGTGTTGAAGCAGAAGTAAAACGTTTGGCTATTCGTGCTAGAGATGGTGATATTACGATAGATGAAATGACTGGTGGTACTTTTACCATTACCAATGGAGGTGTTTTCGGTTCTATGTTGTCTACCCCAATTATCAATCCTCCTCAGAGTGCTATTTTAGGAATGCACAATATAGTGGAAAGGCCAGTAGCCATAAACGGAGCAGTTACCATAAGACCAATTATGTATGTTGCATTGTCTTATGATCATAGAATTATTGACGGTAAAGAATCTGTTGGATTTTTAGTAGCAGTGAAAGAGGCTCTAGAAAATCCTGAAGAATTACTAATGGACGGTAATGCTAAGAAAGCATTAGAAATGTAG